TCCCGGAAGGGGGCGCTAGAATCCCCCCAACTTCGGGAAAGGAGGCGGACCGATATGGCGCGACAGGGTTTTCTGGGCTGGTGGTGGCGGACCTGCGGTCTGCCGCCAGGAGCCTGAGGACGCGAAGCACCGCGTAGTTCCCGGGGTCTTGGAGGCGAATCCCGTAACAGGGATCCCCTGCGAGGCCCGTTGTCTTCCCGCGTTTGCGCACCCGGGGAGGGACCTCGACGGAGGCCCCTCCCCTTTTTTTGCGTCCCCTTCGGGGGACGAGGCCTGCGCCCCGGAGGGGGCGTCTTAGGAGGAGAGCCATGGAGAGCAGAGCGGAGACGAGAGGAGCGGCAAGGCCCGGGCCCCGGAGGGAGGCGGAAGGATTCCTCTTCCGCCCCCTGCGGGGGAACCTGGACCCCCTGGAGGCGGGAAGAAGGCTTCGGGCCCGATGCGAGGGGGCCCTGCTCCTGGAGCGGGCGGCAGTGGAGGGAGAACCGGGCTACGCCGTGGCGGCGGCCCGTCCGGACCGGACTTTCACGGTCCGCGGGGGAAGGATGGAGGAAACGGACCGGACGGGACAGGTCCTCTTCCGGGGGACCCCGCAAGATCTCTTCCCCCGGGTGGAGACCTACCTGGGCCCCCGGACGGAAGGGGTGTGGGGACTCCCCTTCCCGGCGGTTTCGGGCTATCTGGGTTACGGCATGTCCGGGGTCTTCGAGGAACTCTTCCGGGGAACCCGGTCCCTTCGCCCCGCCCGGGAGCCCGACGCGGTGCTCCGGGGATACCCCTCCCTGGCGATCCGGGACGGAGGGACGGGGCGCTGGACCCTGATCCACCGGAGAAACCCGGAGGAGGCCGAGGAGACGGGACATCGGGAGCTGGACCTCCTGGAGGCCGTCCTGACGTCCCCCCTCCCCCCGGAGGAATCGGTTCCCCGGACCCTGGGGGCGCCCCGGTCCGACGCCTCCCCGGAGCGGTTTCGGGAGATGGTGCATTCCGGTCGAGACCTGGTGCACGATGGAGACCTGTGCCAGGTGGTGCTCTCCCGCCGCCTGACCCTGGAGACGGACCTGAGCCCCGAGGGGATCTACGGAGCCCTCCGGGACGCCAACCCCTCCCCCTACCTGTTCCTGCTGGACCTGGGGGACTTCCGGCTGGTGGGGTCCTCCCCGGAGACCCAGCTTCGGGTACGGGGGCGTCGGGTGGTCTCCCGTCCCTTGGCGGGAACCCGCCCCCGGGGTTCGACCCCGGAGGAGGACCGGCACCGGGAGACGGAACTCCACGAGGACGAGAAGGAGCGGGCGGAGCACCTGATGCTGGTGGATCTGGCCCGAAACGACCTGGGCCGGGTCTGCGAGACCGGCTCCGTGACGGTGCCGGAACTCATGGAGACGGAGCGCTTCTCCCGGGTGATGCACCTGGTCTCCCAGGTGGAGGGACGCCTTCGGGAGGACACGAGCCCTCTGGAGGCCCTGGCGGCCTCCTTCCCTGCGGGCACCGTGTCCGGAGCCCCCAAGGTACGGGCCATGGAGCGCATCGAGGAACTGGAGGCATCCCCCCGGGGGCCCTATGCGGGGGCCCTGGTCTTCCTGGACCCCTGCGGGGACCTGGACAGCTGCATCGCTCTGCGCACCCTGCTGCACCGGGACGGGGTCGTGGAGGTGCGCACCGGCGCGGGGGTGGTGGCGGACTCCACCCCGGAGGGAGAGCTGGCGGAGACGGGGCACAAGGCGGAGGCACTGCTGCGGGCCCTGCGGGCGGCGGCGGGAGAGGAGGTCGTCCGATGATCCTGCTGGTGGACCATCGGGATTCCTTCACCCACAACCTGGCCCAGCTTCTGGCCTCCCTGGAGGAGGTCCGGGTGCTCCCGGCAGACCGGGCGACCCCGGACGTCCTGGAGACCCTGCGTCCTGCGGGGGTCGTCCTCTCCCCCGGGCCGGGGGGTCCCGAAGAGGTCCCCGGAACCCTGGGGCTGGTACGAGCCGCGGCGGGACAGGTCCCCCTCCTGGGGGTCTGTCTGGGACACCAGGCCATCGCCGCCGCCTTCGGGGCCTCCGTGGGCCGGGCCCCCAAACCCCTCCACGGCAAGACCTCTCCGGTGCGCCACCGGGGCCGGGGGATCCTGGAGGGACTGCCCGATCCCTTCCGGGCAGTCCGCTACCACTCCCTGGCGGTGGACCCCGCCACCCTGCCCGAGGAACTGGAGGTCACCGCCCGGGCGGATGACGGGGTGGTGATGGGGCTGCAGCACCGGACCTGGCCGGTCTTCGGGGTGCAGTTCCACCCCGAGTCGATCCTGGCGGAGGGGGGACGGAGGCTGCTGGAGAACTTCTGTCGATGCACCGGAAGGGAGGGGACGGGACGATGAGGCAGATCCTGGAGAAGCTGCTGCGGCGGGAGAACCTGACGGAGGGGGAGACGAGAGGGGCCCTGGAGGCCCTGCTGGAGGGGGCCGTCCCGGAGGCCCAGGTGGGAGCCTTCCTGGCGGCTCTGCGCTCCAAGGGGGAGAGCAGGGAGGAGATCGCCGCGGCGGCGCGGCTGCTGCTGGACCGGGCCACCCGGGTGGAAACGGGGGAGACGACGCTGTTGGACGTGGTAG
The sequence above is drawn from the Aminomonas paucivorans DSM 12260 genome and encodes:
- a CDS encoding anthranilate synthase component I family protein, producing MESRAETRGAARPGPRREAEGFLFRPLRGNLDPLEAGRRLRARCEGALLLERAAVEGEPGYAVAAARPDRTFTVRGGRMEETDRTGQVLFRGTPQDLFPRVETYLGPRTEGVWGLPFPAVSGYLGYGMSGVFEELFRGTRSLRPAREPDAVLRGYPSLAIRDGGTGRWTLIHRRNPEEAEETGHRELDLLEAVLTSPLPPEESVPRTLGAPRSDASPERFREMVHSGRDLVHDGDLCQVVLSRRLTLETDLSPEGIYGALRDANPSPYLFLLDLGDFRLVGSSPETQLRVRGRRVVSRPLAGTRPRGSTPEEDRHRETELHEDEKERAEHLMLVDLARNDLGRVCETGSVTVPELMETERFSRVMHLVSQVEGRLREDTSPLEALAASFPAGTVSGAPKVRAMERIEELEASPRGPYAGALVFLDPCGDLDSCIALRTLLHRDGVVEVRTGAGVVADSTPEGELAETGHKAEALLRALRAAAGEEVVR
- a CDS encoding anthranilate synthase component II; the encoded protein is MILLVDHRDSFTHNLAQLLASLEEVRVLPADRATPDVLETLRPAGVVLSPGPGGPEEVPGTLGLVRAAAGQVPLLGVCLGHQAIAAAFGASVGRAPKPLHGKTSPVRHRGRGILEGLPDPFRAVRYHSLAVDPATLPEELEVTARADDGVVMGLQHRTWPVFGVQFHPESILAEGGRRLLENFCRCTGREGTGR